The following coding sequences are from one Candidatus Manganitrophaceae bacterium window:
- a CDS encoding BolA family transcriptional regulator yields MGGATQQKIERKMKEALGAVFVEVIDESWKHAGHAGAASGGGHFILQVVSDRFEGVSLLNRNRLVFSVLKEEMGAEIHALSIKAITPQEWKGIS; encoded by the coding sequence ATGGGCGGGGCGACGCAGCAGAAGATTGAACGGAAGATGAAAGAGGCGCTGGGGGCGGTTTTCGTCGAGGTGATCGATGAGAGCTGGAAACACGCCGGACATGCCGGGGCGGCCTCGGGGGGAGGCCACTTTATCCTTCAGGTCGTTTCCGACCGGTTTGAGGGGGTCTCTCTTCTTAATCGAAACCGGCTTGTCTTCTCGGTCTTAAAGGAAGAGATGGGGGCCGAGATCCATGCGTTGTCGATCAAGGCGATCACCCCTCAAGAGTGGAAGGGGATCTCATGA
- the ald gene encoding alanine dehydrogenase, which yields MKIGVPKEIKDHEYRVSVIPAGVGMLRRGGHPVWVEAGAGEGSGIPDAAYRKAGARIVTSREKLFDEAELIVKVKEPLASEYDLFHPGQILFTYLHLAAEPALLEALLKGRVTAIAYETIALADGNRPLLRPMSEVAGRMAVLVGAHYLQRPSGGIGLLLSGLAGVEKGRVTVLGGGVVGKNAAQVALSLGAVVTVIDENAARRASLDDFFRGQVTTLPPYRDEIAAHVAASDLVIGAVARSAEKAPHLVTRQMISKMRKGSVVVDVSIDQGGCFETSRPTSHSKPTYEVDGVIHYCVANMPGAVPRSSTFALAGVTFPYLEALARFGLKRAVASDPALANGVNLYDGKIVHPDVAKVFGKKAVSLSEFFGA from the coding sequence ATGAAAATCGGCGTACCCAAAGAGATCAAAGATCACGAATATCGCGTCAGCGTCATCCCCGCCGGCGTCGGTATGCTTCGAAGAGGGGGCCATCCGGTGTGGGTCGAGGCGGGGGCCGGGGAGGGGAGCGGGATTCCCGACGCCGCTTATCGAAAGGCCGGCGCCCGGATCGTCACCTCCAGGGAAAAGCTCTTTGATGAAGCGGAGCTGATCGTCAAGGTCAAGGAGCCGCTCGCGAGCGAATATGATCTCTTTCATCCCGGCCAGATCCTTTTTACCTATCTTCATCTGGCGGCGGAGCCGGCGCTCCTAGAGGCGTTGCTCAAGGGAAGGGTCACGGCGATCGCATATGAGACGATCGCGCTGGCCGACGGCAACCGGCCGCTGCTCCGTCCGATGAGCGAGGTGGCCGGTCGAATGGCGGTTCTCGTCGGCGCACATTATCTTCAGCGGCCGTCGGGCGGCATCGGGCTTTTGCTCTCCGGGCTGGCCGGGGTTGAAAAGGGACGGGTGACGGTTCTCGGCGGCGGCGTGGTTGGAAAGAACGCAGCCCAGGTGGCGCTCTCTCTCGGCGCGGTTGTAACGGTGATCGATGAGAACGCGGCGCGCCGGGCTTCTCTCGACGATTTTTTCCGAGGGCAAGTAACGACACTTCCTCCCTACCGGGATGAAATCGCCGCGCACGTTGCGGCGAGTGATCTGGTCATCGGGGCGGTCGCCCGGTCTGCGGAGAAGGCCCCGCACCTGGTCACGCGGCAGATGATCTCCAAAATGAGGAAGGGATCGGTCGTCGTCGATGTCTCGATCGATCAGGGAGGCTGCTTCGAGACCTCTCGGCCGACGAGCCACTCGAAGCCGACCTACGAGGTGGACGGCGTCATTCATTACTGTGTCGCCAACATGCCGGGCGCGGTGCCGAGGAGCTCGACCTTTGCATTGGCCGGTGTGACCTTTCCCTATCTGGAAGCGCTGGCCCGGTTCGGCTTGAAGCGGGCCGTTGCATCCGATCCGGCTTTGGCAAACGGCGTCAATCTTTATGACGGCAAGATTGTTCATCCGGACGTGGCAAAAGTTTTTGGTAAGAAAGCAGTCTCATTAAGTGAGTTTTTCGGGGCGTAG
- a CDS encoding acylphosphatase: MSEILSSHIYVSGRVQGVGYRDFAQRQAVSLHLNGYVRNLTDGRVELEVEGERGQIEQLIQALRRGPSRSKVTAVDATWAPTSRRFSDFSIRY, from the coding sequence ATGTCGGAGATCCTCTCAAGCCACATCTATGTCAGCGGAAGGGTGCAGGGGGTCGGATATCGAGATTTCGCGCAACGACAGGCGGTTTCTCTCCACCTCAACGGCTATGTTCGAAACCTAACCGACGGACGGGTCGAGCTCGAAGTGGAAGGGGAGCGGGGCCAGATCGAACAGCTCATCCAGGCCCTCCGGAGAGGTCCTTCCCGGTCGAAGGTGACCGCCGTCGATGCGACATGGGCTCCCACCTCAAGGCGATTTTCAGATTTCTCGATTCGGTATTAA
- a CDS encoding sigma-70 family RNA polymerase sigma factor codes for MNEEWVEEEKENADDEAEEAESDLPGAEGTPSYEEEEEDRYAPPADAVKTYLRDIRRSTLLTFKDEVMLAKKIGKGDEAARQRMIESNLRLVVSIGKRYMNRGLPFSDIIEEGNIGLIKAVEKYNYRKGFRFSTYASWWIRQSIERAIINQSKLIRLPVHVVERVNHYLSHVEDLVQELGREPGQEEISKKMRIHPEDVDHLQQLLRKTYSLDSPIAANKETALRDVIEDTSQISPINKAEGVRRREDILSWMTNLKENERQVLVLRFGLEGDEPHTLEEIGKVFGLTRERVRQIESSALRKLRTIIAEKTIGPDEIL; via the coding sequence ATGAACGAAGAGTGGGTAGAAGAGGAGAAAGAAAACGCCGACGACGAGGCCGAAGAGGCTGAATCGGACCTCCCTGGGGCGGAAGGGACTCCCTCGTATGAAGAGGAAGAAGAGGACCGGTACGCCCCGCCGGCCGATGCGGTGAAGACCTATCTCCGGGATATCCGGCGGTCGACCCTCCTGACCTTCAAGGACGAGGTGATGCTCGCCAAGAAGATCGGAAAGGGGGATGAAGCGGCCCGGCAGCGGATGATCGAATCGAACCTTCGCCTCGTTGTCAGCATCGGCAAACGATATATGAACCGCGGGCTTCCCTTCTCGGACATAATCGAAGAGGGGAACATCGGCTTGATTAAAGCGGTCGAGAAGTACAATTACCGGAAGGGCTTTCGGTTCTCGACCTATGCATCGTGGTGGATTCGTCAATCGATTGAGCGGGCGATCATCAATCAAAGCAAGCTGATCCGTCTGCCGGTTCACGTGGTGGAGCGGGTCAATCATTACCTCTCTCACGTCGAAGATTTGGTTCAGGAGCTCGGCCGAGAGCCGGGACAGGAAGAGATCTCCAAGAAGATGCGGATTCATCCGGAAGATGTCGATCACCTTCAGCAGCTTCTCCGGAAGACCTACTCGCTCGACAGCCCGATTGCGGCGAATAAAGAGACGGCGCTCCGCGACGTGATTGAAGATACCAGCCAGATCTCTCCGATCAACAAAGCCGAGGGGGTCCGCCGAAGGGAAGACATTCTCAGCTGGATGACGAATTTAAAAGAGAACGAGCGGCAGGTGCTTGTGCTTCGATTCGGTCTGGAGGGGGACGAGCCGCACACGCTCGAGGAGATCGGAAAAGTCTTCGGGCTGACGCGGGAGCGGGTCCGCCAGATCGAGTCGAGCGCCCTCCGAAAGCTGAGGACCATTATTGCCGAGAAGACGATCGGCCCCGATGAAATTCTGTAG
- a CDS encoding adenine phosphoribosyltransferase, with the protein MDLKSKIREVPNFPKEGILFYDITTLLKDPLAFQEVIRQLAAPFIDKKIKKVVGIESRGFIFGAPLAERLGAGLVPVRKPGKLPAAKIEEKYNLEYGSDSLAIHKDAISPGERVLIADDLLATGGTALTTANLIRQLGGDIQGAVFVVELAGLKGREKLKGFPITSLVVYD; encoded by the coding sequence ATGGACTTAAAATCAAAGATTCGCGAAGTTCCGAACTTTCCCAAAGAAGGAATTCTCTTCTACGACATCACCACCCTTCTCAAAGATCCGCTCGCCTTTCAAGAGGTGATTCGACAGCTCGCCGCCCCCTTTATCGATAAGAAAATAAAAAAAGTGGTCGGGATCGAATCGCGGGGGTTTATCTTCGGCGCGCCGCTGGCCGAGCGGCTCGGCGCCGGATTGGTCCCCGTTCGCAAGCCGGGGAAACTTCCCGCGGCCAAGATCGAAGAGAAGTATAATCTCGAATATGGCTCCGACAGCTTGGCGATTCACAAAGATGCGATCTCACCCGGAGAGCGGGTGTTGATCGCAGACGACCTCCTCGCCACCGGCGGGACGGCGCTGACCACCGCCAATCTGATCCGGCAGCTGGGGGGGGATATCCAAGGAGCGGTCTTCGTCGTCGAGCTTGCCGGGTTGAAAGGACGCGAGAAGCTAAAGGGCTTTCCAATTACTTCGCTGGTCGTATACGACTGA
- a CDS encoding carboxypeptidase regulatory-like domain-containing protein, whose translation MKRSLLFFLLGWALVGCGGGNSGSDVTITLAGTVTQGATSGGQGNPAPSAVVTINETHQSATITSANNGTYSIGSVPVGGTFTVQVTEPNNALINVSCGIRIPDSTTIQVTSSPDVCSAGTSPAIGTLILNITLP comes from the coding sequence ATGAAGAGATCGCTCTTATTTTTTCTTTTGGGATGGGCGCTCGTCGGATGCGGCGGGGGAAATAGCGGAAGCGATGTCACGATCACCCTCGCTGGGACGGTCACACAAGGGGCGACCAGCGGTGGACAAGGGAACCCGGCGCCTTCCGCAGTCGTCACCATCAACGAGACACACCAGAGCGCGACGATTACCTCGGCGAATAATGGAACGTACAGCATCGGGAGTGTCCCTGTGGGCGGCACCTTTACCGTTCAAGTAACCGAGCCGAACAATGCGTTGATCAACGTCAGCTGCGGTATCCGGATACCCGATTCGACCACGATCCAGGTCACCAGCAGTCCCGATGTATGCAGCGCCGGCACCTCGCCGGCGATTGGAACACTCATACTCAATATCACCCTTCCGTAA
- a CDS encoding response regulator produces the protein MSAAQKRVFIIDDSETVRKNLTGILTRGGYQVFDVSDGSQGLKRLSQERFDVLLLDIEMPGLNGFELLRIIQAGNLAQGAPILVITGKQNDLSAVHEVKKYGAAGFIDKSASPEDLLFRISRALSS, from the coding sequence ATGAGCGCAGCTCAAAAGCGGGTCTTTATCATCGACGATTCGGAGACCGTTCGAAAAAACCTCACCGGCATATTAACCCGGGGAGGATATCAGGTCTTTGATGTGTCCGACGGCTCGCAGGGGCTCAAGCGGCTGTCGCAGGAGCGGTTCGACGTTCTGTTGCTCGACATCGAAATGCCCGGCCTCAACGGCTTTGAGCTCCTTCGGATCATCCAGGCGGGAAACTTGGCCCAGGGTGCGCCGATTTTGGTGATCACCGGAAAACAAAATGACCTCTCGGCGGTCCATGAGGTGAAGAAATATGGCGCCGCCGGATTTATCGACAAGTCTGCTTCTCCAGAAGACCTTCTCTTCCGTATTTCTCGCGCGTTGTCTTCCTAA
- the xerD gene encoding site-specific tyrosine recombinase XerD has product MDDLIDRFLNFLSVEKGLSRNTLSAYSLDLQKFSDFLRRHSFSRLDQVQRKESLLFLSELKRQGLSASSTARLLSTLRTFFHFLTMEGMLHHEPLAHIHSPRQAFRLPKVLHTTEVDALLNLSKGADAIGLRNDAMIELLYATGLRVSELVSLPIDGINLETGYLITRGKGSKERIVPIGRCAREKLNGYLAGSRSLLLKGKESPFLFLNRLGKRMSRQAFWMQLRAYARKAGIRRAITPHMLRHSFASHLLEGGADLRSVQMMLGHADISTTQIYTHVAREKLKETHLKNHPRG; this is encoded by the coding sequence ATGGATGACCTCATTGATCGATTTCTCAACTTCCTCTCCGTCGAAAAAGGGCTCTCCCGCAATACCTTGTCGGCCTATTCGCTCGACCTCCAGAAATTCTCCGATTTCCTTCGGCGCCACTCCTTCTCCCGCCTCGACCAAGTTCAGCGAAAGGAGAGCCTTCTCTTCCTCTCCGAGCTGAAGCGGCAAGGACTCTCGGCGTCGTCGACGGCACGGCTCCTCTCCACCCTCCGGACTTTTTTTCATTTCTTGACGATGGAAGGGATGCTCCACCATGAGCCGCTGGCGCATATCCACTCCCCTCGCCAGGCCTTTCGTCTCCCCAAGGTCCTCCATACGACCGAGGTCGACGCCCTCCTCAACCTCTCCAAGGGGGCCGACGCCATCGGGCTGAGAAACGATGCGATGATCGAGCTCCTCTATGCCACCGGCCTCCGCGTCTCTGAGTTGGTCTCGCTTCCGATCGACGGGATCAATTTGGAAACCGGTTACCTGATCACCCGCGGCAAGGGATCAAAAGAGCGGATCGTCCCGATCGGCCGCTGTGCGCGGGAGAAGCTCAACGGCTATTTAGCCGGATCGCGGTCCCTTCTGCTGAAAGGCAAGGAGAGCCCTTTTCTTTTTCTAAATCGTTTAGGGAAGCGGATGAGCCGCCAGGCTTTCTGGATGCAGCTGAGAGCGTATGCGAGAAAGGCCGGCATTCGGCGCGCGATCACCCCCCACATGCTCCGGCATTCCTTTGCGAGCCATCTTCTGGAAGGGGGGGCCGATCTTCGCTCGGTGCAGATGATGCTGGGCCATGCCGACATCTCCACCACGCAGATCTATACCCACGTGGCGCGGGAGAAGTTGAAAGAGACCCACCTCAAGAACCACCCAAGAGGTTGA
- a CDS encoding penicillin-binding protein activator — MKRSFFLSFISILFLSVSVGSAENPAKTTPVPPPTAQTPNLPAVVPPPSISSEEKSLFEQANTASASGNTEAALGLFDQFILKFPNSLLLPDIYLELAKIYADRGEMKRAIETLKTVLDRFPTYFRVNDARLQLSNLYLTMGELKEVMGLWSELPDQEASKVEIYERVAQAYLEQREFVEALQVLMQKRQLVIDPDAGGAVREEIVSIVKEKLPERELQAIIKQFTPSFPADEALVRLIALYDGRGDYYREEREIKRLLSTFPNHPFSTEARRLSTQVREKIKANRYLIGVVLPLSGKLAPYGNNALNGAQLAVQQFKELLPGASVGVVVRDLDEEPSRSVSALEQWLDDFRPVALVGPLLSKEVDRMVPVIEKTDLALITPGATSSRLASLGKSVFRNAMTSRFQCRAIAAHAVTGMNLKRFAILFPNESAGKEWAKCFSEEVGRLGGEIVHAEPYSLSDTDFSPTIRRMKEADLKKNGVAEVVQEGRKKKELTYFPGFDAIFLPGDADKAGLMIPQLAFHNIRDIPLLGTSGWDTPEFLKLVGSYAEGATFVDGFFLESVDPAIRKFVAQYRAKFQQEPDLFAAQAFDATHLILATLEGGALTPRDVKTMLAKTKDFPGVSGFIAEIRDGEAVKKPFLIQVQRGKLVQLN, encoded by the coding sequence TTGAAGAGAAGTTTTTTTTTGAGCTTCATATCGATTCTTTTTTTATCCGTCTCGGTCGGATCGGCCGAGAACCCCGCTAAAACGACGCCGGTCCCTCCCCCCACCGCGCAGACGCCAAATCTGCCCGCGGTTGTACCTCCACCCAGCATCTCCTCGGAAGAGAAATCACTCTTTGAGCAGGCCAATACCGCCTCCGCTTCGGGCAACACCGAGGCGGCCCTTGGTCTTTTCGATCAATTTATTTTGAAATTCCCCAACAGCCTTCTTCTTCCCGACATCTATCTTGAATTGGCGAAGATCTATGCCGACCGGGGGGAGATGAAACGGGCGATCGAGACGCTCAAGACGGTCTTGGATCGCTTCCCTACCTATTTTCGCGTCAACGATGCCCGGCTTCAATTGAGCAATCTCTATCTCACGATGGGGGAGTTGAAGGAGGTGATGGGGCTCTGGTCCGAGCTCCCCGATCAAGAGGCGTCGAAGGTTGAGATCTATGAGCGGGTCGCTCAGGCCTATTTGGAACAGAGAGAGTTTGTCGAAGCGCTCCAAGTATTGATGCAGAAGCGGCAGTTGGTGATCGATCCCGATGCGGGGGGCGCGGTCCGCGAAGAGATTGTCTCGATCGTCAAGGAGAAACTGCCGGAGAGAGAGCTGCAGGCGATCATCAAACAGTTCACCCCCTCTTTTCCGGCCGACGAAGCGCTCGTCCGTCTGATTGCGCTTTATGACGGCCGCGGCGATTACTACCGTGAGGAGCGGGAGATCAAGCGGTTGCTCTCCACTTTTCCGAACCATCCCTTTTCGACCGAAGCAAGACGTCTTTCCACCCAGGTCCGCGAGAAGATCAAGGCGAATCGATATCTCATCGGGGTGGTCCTCCCCCTGTCGGGAAAATTGGCCCCGTATGGAAACAATGCGCTGAACGGCGCCCAGCTGGCGGTCCAGCAGTTTAAAGAGCTGCTGCCGGGGGCCTCCGTCGGGGTGGTCGTTAGAGACCTCGACGAAGAGCCGTCCCGCTCGGTCAGCGCGCTGGAGCAGTGGCTGGATGATTTCCGCCCCGTGGCCCTGGTCGGTCCTCTTCTCAGCAAAGAGGTCGATCGGATGGTGCCGGTCATCGAAAAAACCGATCTTGCGCTCATCACGCCGGGGGCGACCTCTTCTCGGCTCGCCTCCCTCGGAAAATCGGTTTTCAGAAATGCGATGACCTCCCGTTTCCAGTGCCGTGCGATCGCCGCTCATGCCGTCACCGGAATGAATCTCAAGCGTTTTGCCATCCTTTTTCCGAATGAGAGTGCTGGGAAAGAATGGGCGAAGTGTTTTTCCGAAGAGGTCGGCCGGTTGGGAGGAGAGATCGTCCATGCCGAGCCGTATTCGTTGAGCGACACCGATTTCTCCCCGACGATCCGCCGCATGAAGGAGGCCGATCTTAAAAAGAACGGGGTCGCGGAGGTCGTTCAGGAGGGGAGGAAAAAAAAGGAGCTGACCTATTTCCCCGGTTTCGATGCGATCTTTCTGCCGGGGGATGCCGACAAGGCGGGATTGATGATCCCCCAGCTCGCCTTCCACAATATCCGAGACATTCCCCTTTTAGGGACGAGCGGGTGGGATACCCCGGAGTTTTTGAAGTTGGTCGGCTCTTACGCCGAAGGAGCCACCTTTGTCGATGGCTTTTTCTTGGAGAGTGTCGACCCGGCGATTCGTAAATTCGTCGCACAGTACCGAGCAAAATTTCAACAGGAGCCCGATCTCTTCGCAGCCCAGGCCTTCGATGCGACCCATCTGATCTTGGCGACGCTGGAGGGGGGCGCGCTGACCCCCCGCGACGTGAAGACGATGCTTGCAAAGACAAAAGACTTCCCCGGTGTTTCGGGATTCATCGCCGAAATACGGGATGGAGAGGCGGTCAAGAAACCGTTTTTAATTCAAGTGCAGCGAGGAAAGCTGGTACAGCTGAATTAA